A window from Lagopus muta isolate bLagMut1 chromosome 5, bLagMut1 primary, whole genome shotgun sequence encodes these proteins:
- the ZNF511 gene encoding zinc finger protein 511 isoform X2, with amino-acid sequence MPLSVLRRRLRGHPPLPPVPPPARALPRPPFAFSPRRLRLGPRHPLFEDGDVQRHLYLREALTGRAEEAERPRVSEFCCHISGCSQVFDTLEGYEHHYNTLHRSVCSFCRRSFPSGHLLDIHISEWHDSLFQIMAEKQNMYKCLVEGCAEKFKSSKDRKDHLVTVHLYPADFRFDRPKKVKSGAKHVSCPTEYDGSMLMDVSVETSEQLQADHMEVVPSESMEVPQPTASTSGPEKRLYKSRIPSTICFGQGATRGFKGSRKKV; translated from the exons ATGCCGTTGTCCGTCCTCCGCCGCCGCTTGCGGGGTCACCCGCCGCTCCCCCCCgtcccgccgcccgcccgggCCCTGCCGCGGCCACCCTTCGCTTTCTCCCCGCGCCGCCTGCGCCTGGGCCCGCGGCACCCGCTGTTTGAG GATGGCGACGTGCAGAGGCACCTGTACCTGCGGGAGGCCCTCACGGGCCGCGCCGAGGAGGCGGAGAGGCCCAG GGTGTCTGAATTTTGCTGCCACATCTCCGGCTGCTCTCAGGTGTTCGACACACTGGAGGGCTACGAGCACCACTACAACACACTGCACCGGAGCgtctgctccttctgcaggagGTCCTTCCCCTCGGGGCACCTTCTGGACATCCACATCTCTGAGTGGCACGACTCACTCTTCCAGATCATGGCTGAGAAGCAGAATATG taCAAGTGCTTGGTAGAAGGCTGTGCGGAGAAGTTCAAGAGCAGCAAAGACAGGAAGGATCACTTGGTCACTGTTCACTTATACCCTGCTGACTTCCGATTTGACAGACCAAAGAAAGTGAAGAG tggtGCCAAGCACGTGAGCTGTCCTACAGAATATGATGGGAGCATGCTGATGGATGTCAGTGTGGAGAcctcagagcagctccaggcagacCACATGGAAGTAGTGCCCAGTGAGAGCATGGAGGTCCCTCAGCCTACAGCCAGCACTTCAGGACCAGAGAAGCGTCTCTATAAATCCAG